AGGGCAGCAGACTCTGCAGTAACCACTTCATTTCAGGTAAGAAAAGTTGCCTCATATATGCTCAAACCACAGGTGCTCGGTCATGCGTCATGTCATAACTGTTCCCTTATAATTAAATCCACGTGACGAGGAAAGGAACGCCTTCTTAGCGCATGTGTGTATACCAGGGTGAGTCACAAATGATCCGCTCTCTGCCGGGAGAATTgattgtaatttatttacatacactttGTCTATCTGTAAAGAAGCTTTCAACATCCCCCAGTAAAAAAATTTAGACTGAGCTGCAAGCCATAAATGCACTGACTTTACTtgttcatcagaagtgaatcttcatagagcttctttttaaaggtgaaagtctgatgagGCAAGATCGGGACTATAAGGAGGaggctttaacacctcaaaagcAAGTTATTGCTAAGTTATTTTGAGTGTCGACAGGATGGGCAGAAGTGTCCTTCTTGATGCAAATTTCCTTAAACTTCTCCATACATTCATACACTCTTATTCGCAACAAAACACTTTCTCTGTATTGCACATTAATCCacactgtctttaaaaaataacagcatCAAGTATGtcatcagaccacaaaaaaacaaatcaaagcaCACTGCTCTTCTTTGTGGGGCATCCATTTCTGCTCGCGCTACAGTCACAAATAAACTGATGTGCTGTAACatgtatactcagcaaaaaaaggaacgtccctttttcaggtctgtatatttcaacaataatgttgtaaaaatccaaataactttacagatctttattgtaaagggtttaaacgaTGTTTTctatgcatgttcaattaaccataatcaattaattaacatgcacctgtggaatggtcgttaagaccttaacagcttacagaaagtaggcatttaaggtcacagttctaaaaacgcaggacactaaagagacttgtctaccgactgtgaaaaaaaccccaaagaaagatgcccagggtccctgctcatctgcgtgaacgtgcattaggcatgctgcagggaggcatgaggactgctgatgtggctagggcaataaattgccatgtccgcactgtgagacgcctaagacagcgctacagggagacaggaaggacagctgatcatcctcgcagtgaaagaccacgtgtaacaacacctgcacaggatcggtacatccgaatatcacacctgcgtgacaggtacaggatggccacaacaactgccttcaagcagctggtggccacaccagatactgactggtacttttgattttgagcctcccttcattcagggacacattgtgaaacatttttagtttatgtcttatggtgttgactcttttagtgttaattcaaatatttacacattaagtttactgaaagtaaaaacagttgaaagtcagaggacgtttctttttttgctgagtatatacacctccacagcagtgactggggagacagttgCCTTGACCCAAAAGAGCTGATAGAACataagttttaatataattggagtgtgaataatttttgactccccctcgtatatttattttcttcgaGCATTCTTACAATTTTCTTGTTTTCACTACAGGTAAACAAGAGAAGAATCCCAGATCTCCAGACTACGTCCCTTCGGTCTTCACCTCTGCTCCTCTATCCCCAAACGCTAAAGAAGCAAATCCATTTGAGCCATATGACAAACAAGAAGCACAAGTCGAGGCTGCAAATGCCTTACTTTTCCTACAAGGTCAGGGACGTTTTAATGAAGGCCATAGCCATGAACAGTGTCAAGGTGAACCAGAAAGCACATCCTCTTGTCTGTACAGTGACgatgaaagaaaggaagaaggtGAAGGGACCGAAGAGACTCTGTCAGAAAGTGAAAACGAGGGCAAAGAAGAAGAACCACCTGGAAACAGTTTTACAACGTCTGTCATTTATGAGGCCAAAGTGAATGCCCTCAAGAAAGAGAATATGAAACTGAAAGAGTCCTTAGAGAAGATGTCTCTCACTGAAGCCTCTTTTAAGAATGATCCAGAAAAGGTTTTGTTCTACACAGGATTACCCAACTATTTTGTCTTCGAGACAGTCATGTGGCTTCTTGTGCCTCATATGAAAGAGGACAAAAATGCAAAGCTTTCAAAGTTCCAGCAAttacttttgactttaatgagactcaggcttgatctgagGAATCAAGACTTGGCTTACCGTTTTGGAGTTAAAGTTTCCACAGTAACGAGGACGGTTCATCAAATCATCAACATAATGTTTACCACGCTGGTGCCCACTGCTGTATTCTGGCCATCTAGAGTGGAACTCCGAAAAAACCTGCCAGACGCCGTGAAGTGTACGCATCCAGACTGTGCTGTGATAATCGACTGCTTTACAGTATCCCTTGAAAAAGCAGTCAGTATAGATGCACATCGTCATGGTGCAAGAGCAACGAGAGATCTGAGCACTCCGTCAGCACAGTCTGCTTTTGTCAGCGAGCTCAAATACGTTATTGGTGTTGCCCCCCAGGGGGCAGTTATGTTCGTCTCCAGAGGAGCACCTGGCAACATTAGTGATAAGACTCTGGTTGAGAGCTGCGGTCTCCTTCACAAGCTCCTGCCTGGTGATGTGGTTCTGGCTGAACAGGATTTTGACATTAAGGACTTGGTCGGGGTTCACAGAGCTGAGCTCACAGTCACTAACAGTGAACTTCATGACATAAGCCAGAGTAACACGGACACAAAAGCAGAGGCGTCACAGTCTGCTACAGAGAAAATTAATGTGTGTAGGCATGTGGAGCGGGTGATACAAATGGTCAAAAAAAGATATTCTATGCTGTCCGGTCCAGTAGAGAGCGCTTTTACTGTTGTAGATCGTAGCACCAATGTGACCACTTTTGACAAGATGGTACAGGTTGCATGTGCCTTAAATAACCTGTGTATTTCTGCTGTTC
The DNA window shown above is from Clarias gariepinus isolate MV-2021 ecotype Netherlands chromosome 5, CGAR_prim_01v2, whole genome shotgun sequence and carries:
- the LOC128524473 gene encoding uncharacterized protein LOC128524473, which encodes MVHTCVVAGCRNRRTPGTALSFYRFPRDPERKQRWIAAVNREGWVPNEGSRLCSNHFISGKQEKNPRSPDYVPSVFTSAPLSPNAKEANPFEPYDKQEAQVEAANALLFLQGQGRFNEGHSHEQCQGEPESTSSCLYSDDERKEEGEGTEETLSESENEGKEEEPPGNSFTTSVIYEAKVNALKKENMKLKESLEKMSLTEASFKNDPEKVLFYTGLPNYFVFETVMWLLVPHMKEDKNAKLSKFQQLLLTLMRLRLDLRNQDLAYRFGVKVSTVTRTVHQIINIMFTTLVPTAVFWPSRVELRKNLPDAVKCTHPDCAVIIDCFTVSLEKAVSIDAHRHGARATRDLSTPSAQSAFVSELKYVIGVAPQGAVMFVSRGAPGNISDKTLVESCGLLHKLLPGDVVLAEQDFDIKDLVGVHRAELTVTNSELHDISQSNTDTKAEASQSATEKINVCRHVERVIQMVKKRYSMLSGPVESAFTVVDRSTNVTTFDKMVQVACALNNLCISAVPLD